Proteins from a single region of Haloarcula laminariae:
- a CDS encoding 30S ribosomal protein S13, with product MSAEDPDAGEDADEEEDIRYFVRIGQTDLDGTKSVERALTELNGIGHRAARIIAQRADVDRRAVFGKLDDDVIDEVVDQVQNFADNVPEWMTNHQKDYFTGETTHETGNDLQLTRRQDINRMKMIDSYRGVRHKRGQKVRGQRTKSTGRTEGTIGVNVEAIKEEQAEEAAAEDDE from the coding sequence ATGAGTGCAGAAGACCCAGACGCGGGCGAGGACGCGGATGAGGAGGAGGACATCCGCTACTTCGTTCGCATCGGACAGACAGACCTCGACGGCACCAAGTCCGTCGAGCGAGCACTGACAGAACTGAACGGCATCGGCCACCGCGCCGCCCGCATCATCGCCCAGCGCGCTGACGTGGACCGCCGCGCGGTCTTTGGTAAGCTGGACGACGACGTCATCGACGAGGTCGTCGACCAGGTCCAGAACTTCGCCGACAACGTCCCCGAGTGGATGACGAACCACCAGAAGGACTACTTCACCGGCGAGACCACCCACGAGACGGGTAACGACCTCCAGCTCACCCGCCGGCAGGACATCAACCGCATGAAGATGATCGACTCCTACCGCGGCGTCCGCCACAAGCGGGGCCAGAAGGTACGGGGGCAGCGGACGAAGTCCACCGGTCGTACCGAGGGGACCATCGGCGTCAACGTCGAGGCCATCAAGGAAGAACAGGCCGAGGAAGCCGCCGCGGAGGATGACGAATAA
- a CDS encoding transcriptional regulator gives MVKSTVRFPEAVMDRVEEMVEDDVFSSKSEFQRFAVEYVLSELGEYEAEMVDFEEIRSELFTTDPATAEAGEAELNEAFYENAARVRQYAVRGDIETAEAYIDTAYPVTDPRCLLLDDLLEAYR, from the coding sequence GTGGTCAAATCAACAGTTCGCTTCCCCGAGGCGGTGATGGACCGCGTCGAGGAGATGGTCGAGGACGACGTCTTCTCGAGCAAATCGGAGTTCCAGCGGTTCGCCGTGGAGTACGTCCTCTCGGAGCTGGGAGAGTACGAGGCCGAGATGGTCGATTTCGAGGAGATTCGGAGCGAGCTGTTCACGACGGACCCGGCGACAGCCGAGGCCGGCGAGGCCGAACTCAACGAGGCCTTCTACGAGAACGCGGCCCGCGTCCGGCAGTACGCCGTCCGCGGGGACATCGAGACGGCCGAAGCGTACATCGACACGGCCTACCCGGTGACCGACCCGCGCTGCCTGCTTCTCGATGACCTGCTGGAAGCGTACCGGTGA
- the mvk gene encoding mevalonate kinase: protein MVTSSAPGKVYLFGEHAVVYGEPAVPCAIERRARVTAEEIDEGLVVHAEDLQLDGFTVEYMDEGTDHPDVDAENSLLEAAMGYVNEAVKEVRDAADSPEAGFEIWIESDIPLGAGLGSSAAVACAAIDAGCRELGVELTPEEVADRAYRVEAAVQDGEASRADTFCSAMGGAVRVEGDDCRRLEGVGNLPFVIGYDGGAGDTGKLVAGVRELRGEYDFAADTVESIGDIVREGETVLGTGDTETLGELMDFNHGLLAALGVSARSLDTMVWAARDAGASGAKLTGAGGGGCIVALDETDAALTALKYTPGCDEAFRAALATEGVRAE from the coding sequence ATGGTCACGTCGAGCGCTCCCGGCAAGGTGTATCTGTTCGGGGAGCACGCAGTCGTCTACGGCGAGCCGGCGGTCCCGTGTGCCATCGAACGCCGGGCCCGCGTCACGGCGGAGGAGATAGACGAGGGGTTGGTCGTCCACGCCGAGGACCTCCAGCTCGACGGGTTCACCGTCGAGTACATGGACGAGGGGACGGACCATCCGGACGTCGACGCCGAGAACTCGTTGCTGGAGGCCGCCATGGGCTACGTCAACGAGGCCGTCAAAGAGGTCCGTGACGCCGCCGACTCGCCCGAAGCCGGCTTCGAGATATGGATAGAGAGCGATATCCCGCTGGGCGCGGGGCTGGGTTCGTCGGCCGCGGTCGCCTGTGCGGCCATCGACGCCGGCTGTCGCGAACTGGGCGTCGAGCTCACCCCCGAGGAAGTCGCCGACCGGGCCTACCGGGTCGAGGCCGCAGTCCAGGACGGCGAGGCCTCCCGCGCGGACACGTTCTGCTCGGCGATGGGGGGCGCGGTCCGGGTCGAGGGCGACGACTGCCGCCGCCTCGAAGGGGTCGGCAACCTCCCCTTCGTCATCGGCTACGACGGCGGCGCGGGCGACACCGGGAAACTCGTCGCCGGCGTCCGGGAGCTGCGCGGCGAGTACGACTTCGCGGCCGACACCGTCGAGAGCATCGGCGACATCGTTCGGGAGGGAGAGACCGTCCTGGGGACCGGGGACACCGAGACGCTCGGGGAGCTGATGGACTTCAACCACGGGCTGTTGGCGGCGCTTGGCGTCTCCGCCCGGTCGCTGGACACGATGGTGTGGGCGGCCCGCGACGCGGGCGCCAGCGGGGCGAAGCTCACCGGTGCCGGCGGGGGCGGCTGTATCGTCGCCCTCGACGAGACGGACGCCGCGCTGACGGCGCTGAAGTACACGCCCGGCTGTGACGAGGCCTTCCGGGCGGCGCTCGCCACCGAGGGGGTCCGGGCGGAGTGA
- the rpsB gene encoding 30S ribosomal protein S2 produces the protein MSGNEKEGLDAEESEFDPSEEDELDADAETEDAEQPADAEEADAETTDEEETEEAEAEAPQLDEDVMPDEQSEADLLIPVEDYLGAGVHIGTQQKTQDMERFIHRVRTDGLYVLDVSMTDSRIRTAADFLANYEPEQILVASSRQYGRFPAEKFADAVGARARTGRFIPGTLTNPDYDGYIEPDVVVVTDPIGDAQAVKEAITVGIPVIAMCDSNNTTSNVDLVVPTNNKGRKALSVVYWLLANETLDRRGAEPSYGLDDFESEL, from the coding sequence ATGAGCGGCAACGAGAAAGAAGGTCTCGACGCAGAGGAGTCCGAGTTCGACCCGTCCGAGGAGGACGAACTCGACGCCGACGCGGAGACCGAAGACGCCGAACAGCCCGCGGACGCCGAGGAGGCCGACGCAGAGACAACCGACGAGGAAGAGACTGAGGAGGCCGAAGCGGAGGCCCCCCAGCTCGACGAGGACGTCATGCCCGACGAGCAGAGCGAGGCAGACCTCCTCATCCCCGTCGAGGACTACCTCGGCGCCGGTGTCCACATCGGGACCCAGCAGAAGACCCAGGACATGGAGCGGTTCATCCACCGCGTCCGGACCGACGGGCTCTACGTGCTGGACGTCTCGATGACGGACTCCCGGATTCGGACCGCCGCGGACTTCCTGGCCAACTACGAGCCCGAGCAGATCCTCGTGGCTTCCTCGCGCCAGTACGGCCGCTTCCCGGCCGAGAAGTTCGCCGACGCCGTCGGCGCCCGTGCCCGAACGGGCCGGTTCATCCCCGGAACGCTGACGAACCCGGACTACGACGGCTACATCGAACCCGACGTCGTGGTCGTCACCGACCCCATCGGCGACGCCCAGGCCGTCAAGGAGGCCATCACGGTCGGCATCCCCGTCATCGCGATGTGTGACTCCAACAACACCACGTCCAACGTGGACCTGGTCGTCCCGACCAACAACAAGGGGCGAAAGGCGCTGTCGGTCGTCTACTGGCTGCTGGCCAACGAGACGCTCGACCGCCGCGGTGCCGAGCCGTCCTACGGGCTCGACGACTTCGAGTCCGAGCTCTGA
- a CDS encoding DUF5518 domain-containing protein yields MRETLVDAGLGALVTLALSIVPFSSVVGGAAAAYRHGGGYRGGLWLGTLAGVGAMVPLLALFVPSLYIAGLLGFGIPPSSPGYGLFLALVFAFFLLYTVGLSAVGGLGGAWARANTDWNLDPVRWL; encoded by the coding sequence ATGCGTGAGACGCTCGTCGACGCCGGGCTGGGTGCGCTCGTGACGCTGGCTCTCTCCATCGTGCCGTTCTCGTCGGTCGTCGGCGGCGCTGCCGCGGCGTACCGCCACGGCGGCGGCTACCGCGGCGGCCTGTGGCTCGGGACGCTGGCCGGCGTGGGGGCGATGGTCCCGCTGCTCGCGCTGTTCGTCCCGTCGCTGTATATCGCGGGCCTGCTCGGGTTCGGCATCCCGCCGTCGTCACCGGGGTACGGCCTCTTTCTCGCGCTCGTGTTCGCCTTCTTCCTGCTGTACACCGTCGGCCTGAGCGCCGTCGGCGGCCTCGGGGGCGCGTGGGCGCGGGCCAACACCGACTGGAATCTCGACCCGGTCCGGTGGCTGTAA
- a CDS encoding DNA-directed RNA polymerase subunit N, giving the protein MMVPVRCFTCGNVVGEHWEEFKARTREAEEPEDPEMVLDELGVERHCCRRMLVSHKDLVDIVAPYQ; this is encoded by the coding sequence ATGATGGTACCGGTCCGGTGTTTCACGTGCGGTAACGTCGTCGGCGAGCACTGGGAAGAGTTCAAGGCCCGCACCCGCGAGGCCGAAGAGCCCGAGGACCCCGAGATGGTCCTCGACGAGCTCGGCGTCGAGCGACACTGCTGTCGCCGGATGCTCGTCTCTCACAAAGACCTGGTCGACATCGTCGCCCCCTACCAATGA
- a CDS encoding 30S ribosomal protein S4, with protein sequence MALGSNTKFYETPNHPYQGERIADESNLKGRYGLKNKEELWRAQSELRGYRREARKLLGSTEGSDLEAEEFLARLKRYGILNEQDQLDDVLSLDVTDVLERRLQTVVYRKGYANTPEQARQFIVHGHIELDDARVTRPSMKVDVAVESSVGFDENSSLSDELHPERAEAQE encoded by the coding sequence ATGGCGCTCGGTTCCAACACGAAGTTCTACGAGACCCCGAACCACCCCTACCAGGGCGAACGCATCGCCGACGAGAGCAACCTCAAGGGCCGCTACGGCCTCAAAAACAAGGAAGAGCTCTGGCGAGCCCAGTCCGAGCTGCGTGGCTACCGCCGCGAGGCCCGGAAACTGCTGGGCAGCACCGAGGGGAGCGACCTCGAAGCCGAGGAGTTCCTGGCTCGACTGAAACGCTACGGCATCCTCAACGAGCAGGACCAGCTCGACGACGTCCTGTCGCTCGACGTGACGGACGTCCTCGAACGCCGGCTCCAGACGGTCGTCTACCGCAAGGGCTACGCGAACACGCCCGAGCAGGCCCGTCAGTTCATCGTCCACGGCCACATCGAGCTCGACGACGCACGCGTCACCCGACCGTCGATGAAGGTCGACGTGGCCGTCGAGAGCTCGGTCGGCTTCGACGAGAACAGCTCGCTGTCGGACGAACTGCATCCTGAGCGCGCGGAGGCCCAAGAATGA
- a CDS encoding 50S ribosomal protein L13 encodes MSVAEFDADVVVDARDCIMGRVASQVAEKALDGQTVAVVNAEGAVITGREEQIKEKYKKRVEIGADNAYFYPKRPDGILKRCIRGMLPHKKQRGRDAFENVRVYVGNPHDKDSEVLEGTSLDRLSNIKFVTLAEVSETLGANKTW; translated from the coding sequence ATGAGCGTCGCAGAGTTCGACGCCGACGTCGTCGTCGACGCCCGAGACTGTATCATGGGCCGGGTCGCCTCGCAGGTGGCCGAGAAAGCGCTCGACGGCCAGACCGTGGCCGTCGTCAACGCCGAGGGCGCGGTCATCACCGGCCGCGAAGAGCAGATCAAAGAGAAGTACAAGAAACGCGTCGAGATCGGCGCCGACAACGCGTACTTCTACCCCAAGCGACCGGACGGCATCCTCAAGCGCTGTATCCGCGGCATGCTGCCCCACAAGAAGCAGCGTGGCCGCGACGCGTTCGAGAACGTCCGCGTCTACGTGGGCAACCCACACGACAAGGACAGCGAGGTGCTCGAGGGCACGTCGCTTGACCGACTGTCGAACATCAAATTCGTCACGCTCGCGGAAGTGAGCGAGACACTCGGAGCGAACAAGACATGGTAA
- a CDS encoding 50S ribosomal protein L18e has product MSKTNPRLSSLIADLKSAARNSGGAVWSDVAERLQKPRRTHAEVNLGRIERYAQEDETVVVPGKVLGSGVLQKDVTVAAVDFSGTAETKIDKVGEAVSLEQAIENNPEGSHVRVIR; this is encoded by the coding sequence ATGAGCAAGACGAATCCGAGACTCAGTAGTCTCATCGCCGACCTGAAGTCGGCCGCCCGCAACTCGGGCGGCGCAGTCTGGAGCGACGTCGCCGAGCGGCTGCAGAAGCCGCGGCGAACACACGCGGAAGTCAACCTGGGCCGCATCGAGCGGTACGCACAGGAAGACGAGACCGTGGTCGTTCCGGGCAAGGTGCTCGGCTCCGGCGTCCTGCAGAAGGACGTCACCGTCGCCGCCGTCGACTTCTCCGGAACCGCCGAGACGAAGATCGACAAGGTCGGAGAGGCTGTATCGCTAGAACAGGCAATCGAGAACAACCCCGAAGGCTCCCACGTCCGGGTGATTCGATGA
- a CDS encoding 30S ribosomal protein S9 has product MVTNTSGKKKTAVARATISEGEGRVRIDSQPVELVDPELAQLKMLEPFRIADEDLRDDVDVDVSVEGGGVMGQADAARTAIARGLVDFTNDAELRDAFMEFDRSLLVNDVRQSEPKKWGGPGARARYQKSYR; this is encoded by the coding sequence ATGGTAACGAACACGTCTGGCAAGAAGAAGACCGCCGTCGCCCGCGCCACGATCAGCGAGGGCGAGGGCCGCGTGCGTATCGACTCCCAGCCGGTCGAACTGGTCGATCCGGAGCTGGCCCAGCTGAAGATGCTGGAGCCGTTCCGCATCGCCGACGAGGACCTCCGCGACGACGTCGACGTCGACGTCTCAGTCGAGGGCGGCGGCGTGATGGGGCAGGCCGACGCGGCCCGCACCGCCATCGCCCGCGGCCTCGTCGACTTCACCAACGACGCGGAGCTCCGCGACGCGTTCATGGAGTTCGACCGCTCGCTGCTGGTCAACGACGTTCGCCAGTCCGAACCCAAGAAGTGGGGCGGCCCCGGCGCACGGGCCCGCTACCAGAAATCCTACCGCTGA
- a CDS encoding isopentenyl phosphate kinase, which yields MTVVLKLGGSVVTAKDEPETVDEAALGTAADAVADSDDDLVVVHGGGSFGHHHAADYGVSTTEGTHDAAGVDAIHGAMKRLNAAVVTALTDRGVPAVPVHPFSAASRDADGRLDLPTEQVRTLLAEGFVPVLHGDLVAHRGEGATVCSGDELVVELAPAVGADRVGVCSTVPGVLDDDGSVIDRITSFDEVAPALGGSDATDVSGGMAGKVRALLGLASPAHIFGPESLGSFLAGSDPGTTVAGNGRP from the coding sequence GTGACCGTCGTCCTGAAACTCGGCGGCAGCGTCGTCACCGCGAAGGACGAGCCGGAGACCGTCGACGAGGCCGCCCTCGGAACCGCCGCCGACGCCGTCGCCGACAGCGACGACGACCTGGTCGTGGTCCACGGCGGCGGGAGCTTCGGCCACCACCACGCCGCCGACTACGGCGTCAGCACGACCGAGGGCACCCACGACGCCGCCGGGGTCGACGCAATCCACGGGGCGATGAAGCGGCTGAACGCCGCCGTCGTGACCGCGCTGACCGACAGGGGCGTACCCGCAGTCCCCGTCCACCCGTTCTCGGCCGCGAGCCGCGACGCCGACGGCCGCCTCGACCTCCCGACCGAGCAGGTCCGGACCCTGCTCGCGGAGGGGTTCGTCCCCGTCCTCCACGGCGACCTCGTCGCCCACCGCGGCGAGGGCGCGACGGTCTGCAGCGGCGACGAACTCGTCGTCGAACTCGCCCCGGCTGTAGGGGCGGACCGGGTCGGCGTCTGCTCGACGGTCCCCGGCGTCCTCGACGACGACGGGAGCGTCATCGACCGCATCACGTCGTTCGACGAGGTCGCGCCGGCGCTGGGCGGCAGCGACGCCACCGACGTCTCCGGCGGGATGGCCGGGAAAGTCCGGGCGCTGCTGGGGCTTGCCTCGCCGGCGCACATCTTCGGCCCCGAATCGCTCGGGTCCTTCCTCGCCGGTTCGGACCCGGGGACGACCGTCGCCGGGAACGGCCGCCCCTGA
- a CDS encoding DNA-directed RNA polymerase subunit K, which produces MNAQESRYEKARKLGARALQLAHGAPVLIETEHTQPILIAAEEYDAGVLPFTVRRGDHK; this is translated from the coding sequence ATGAACGCACAGGAAAGCCGATACGAGAAGGCCCGGAAACTGGGCGCGCGAGCGCTCCAGCTGGCCCACGGTGCACCCGTGCTCATCGAGACGGAACACACCCAGCCCATCCTCATCGCCGCCGAGGAGTACGACGCCGGTGTGTTGCCGTTCACCGTTCGCAGAGGTGACCACAAATGA
- the eno gene encoding phosphopyruvate hydratase, protein MTLITDIRLRRVLDSRGNATVEADVLTESGGFGRGKAPSGASTGEYEALELPAQEAIANAREDAYPRLIGEVHAGNQRDVDNALRAADGTDDFSSIGANSAVAISMAAAAAGADVLGAPLYQHLGGTFRGNEFPTPLGNIIGGGEHAADATNIQEFLSAPVGAPSVEEAVFANAAVHQEVHDILADRDLPAGKGDEGAWAPSISDDEAFEIMAEAVEAVADDVGFAIQFGLDVAAAEMYDEDEGGYVYDDGVKSTDEQIDYIAEKVEEYDLVYVEDPLDENDYEGHTELTDRVGNQTLICGDDLFVTNVNRLQTGIQQGAGNSILIKPNQIGTLSDAVDAIELATENGYESVVSHRSGETEDTTIAHLAVATGAAFIKTGAVGGERTAKLNELIRIEDNAV, encoded by the coding sequence ATGACGCTAATCACAGACATCCGACTCCGCCGCGTGCTCGACTCGCGTGGCAACGCAACCGTCGAGGCCGACGTGCTCACCGAGAGCGGCGGCTTCGGCCGCGGAAAGGCACCGAGCGGTGCAAGTACCGGCGAGTACGAGGCGCTCGAACTGCCGGCACAGGAGGCCATCGCGAACGCTCGCGAGGACGCCTACCCGCGCCTCATCGGCGAGGTCCACGCCGGCAACCAGCGCGACGTGGACAACGCGCTCCGCGCCGCCGACGGCACGGACGACTTCTCCAGCATCGGCGCCAACAGCGCCGTCGCCATCTCGATGGCGGCCGCCGCGGCCGGCGCCGACGTGCTTGGCGCGCCGCTGTACCAGCACCTCGGCGGCACCTTCCGGGGCAACGAGTTCCCGACGCCGCTCGGTAACATCATCGGCGGCGGCGAACACGCCGCCGACGCCACCAACATCCAGGAGTTCCTGTCGGCCCCCGTCGGCGCGCCGAGCGTCGAGGAGGCCGTCTTCGCCAACGCCGCGGTCCACCAGGAGGTCCACGACATCCTGGCCGACCGCGACCTGCCAGCGGGCAAGGGCGACGAGGGCGCCTGGGCGCCGTCCATCTCCGACGACGAGGCCTTCGAGATTATGGCCGAGGCCGTCGAGGCCGTCGCGGACGACGTCGGCTTCGCCATCCAGTTCGGCCTCGACGTCGCCGCCGCAGAGATGTACGACGAGGACGAGGGCGGCTACGTCTACGACGACGGCGTCAAGTCGACCGACGAGCAGATCGACTACATCGCCGAGAAGGTCGAGGAGTACGACCTCGTCTACGTCGAGGACCCCCTCGACGAGAACGACTACGAGGGCCACACCGAGCTGACCGACCGCGTCGGTAACCAGACCCTCATCTGCGGCGACGACCTCTTCGTGACGAACGTCAACCGCCTGCAGACCGGCATCCAGCAGGGCGCCGGCAACTCCATCCTCATCAAGCCGAACCAGATCGGGACGCTCTCCGACGCCGTGGACGCCATCGAACTGGCGACCGAAAACGGCTACGAGTCGGTCGTCTCCCACCGGAGCGGCGAGACCGAGGACACCACCATCGCACACCTCGCCGTGGCGACCGGCGCCGCGTTCATCAAGACGGGCGCCGTCGGCGGCGAGCGAACTGCCAAGCTGAACGAACTGATCCGTATCGAGGACAACGCAGTATGA
- a CDS encoding 30S ribosomal protein S11, with protein sequence MSEETEDIWGVAHVHASFNNTIITITDQTGAETLAKSSGGTVVKQNRDEASPYAAMQMAEVVAEKALDRGVEGVDVRVRGPGGNQQTSPGPGAQATIRALARAGLEIGRIEDVTPTPHDGTRAPKNSGF encoded by the coding sequence ATGAGCGAAGAGACCGAAGACATCTGGGGCGTCGCCCACGTCCACGCATCGTTCAACAACACCATCATCACCATCACCGACCAGACCGGCGCGGAGACGCTCGCGAAGAGCTCCGGCGGGACGGTCGTCAAGCAGAACCGCGACGAGGCCTCGCCCTACGCCGCGATGCAGATGGCAGAGGTCGTCGCCGAGAAGGCCCTCGACCGCGGCGTCGAAGGCGTCGACGTCCGCGTGCGCGGTCCCGGTGGGAACCAGCAGACCTCCCCCGGGCCGGGCGCCCAGGCCACCATCCGAGCGCTGGCCCGCGCCGGCCTCGAAATCGGCCGCATCGAGGACGTCACACCGACGCCCCACGACGGCACTCGCGCACCCAAGAACTCCGGCTTCTAA
- a CDS encoding cytochrome P450 — protein MAETPPGPKGEPLFGSSRTYASDPFRFISTLEDAYGDVAYFDMGPMETVMLSDPAAIERVLVSEADRFRKPDFQGDALGDLLGDGLLLSEGDTWEKQRQLANPAFSMRRLAGMADRITGHAEDRLAGWADGDVVNAERVMTRTTLDVILDLMMGVELSEQRVETIEEQLMPLGQRFEPDPLRFAAPEWMPMPDDAEFDAAVETLDSILDDIIAVRERTAGSGEDGPMDFLSVLIRARDDGVESPEQLRDEMMTMLLAGHDTTALTLTYTWFLLSEHPEVERRVHEELDEVIGDDRPGMEHVRELDYLEWVIQEAMRLYPPVYTIFREPTEDVTLSGYPVEEGLTLMLPQWGVHRSERFYDDPETFDPERWKPERAQERPRFAYFPFGGGPRHCIGKHLAMLEAQLIVATTAQQYELEFLGETPLELMPSLTAHPRQEMSMRVVER, from the coding sequence ATGGCAGAAACGCCACCCGGACCGAAGGGCGAACCGCTGTTCGGGAGCAGTCGGACCTACGCCTCGGACCCGTTCAGATTCATCTCGACCCTGGAGGACGCCTACGGCGACGTGGCCTACTTCGACATGGGGCCGATGGAGACGGTGATGCTCTCGGACCCGGCCGCGATAGAGCGGGTGCTGGTCTCGGAGGCCGACCGCTTCCGGAAACCCGACTTCCAGGGCGACGCCCTGGGGGACCTGCTCGGCGACGGACTCCTGCTCTCCGAGGGCGACACCTGGGAGAAACAGCGCCAGCTCGCCAATCCGGCGTTCTCGATGCGCCGGCTCGCGGGGATGGCCGACCGCATCACCGGCCACGCCGAGGACCGGCTGGCCGGCTGGGCCGACGGCGACGTGGTCAACGCCGAGCGCGTGATGACACGGACGACGCTCGACGTCATTCTCGACCTGATGATGGGCGTCGAGCTGAGCGAACAGCGCGTCGAGACGATAGAGGAACAGCTCATGCCGCTGGGGCAGCGGTTCGAGCCCGACCCGCTGCGTTTCGCCGCGCCCGAGTGGATGCCGATGCCCGACGACGCCGAGTTCGACGCGGCCGTCGAGACGCTCGATTCGATTCTCGACGACATCATCGCGGTGCGCGAACGGACCGCCGGCAGCGGCGAGGACGGCCCCATGGATTTCCTCTCGGTACTCATCCGCGCCCGCGACGACGGCGTCGAGTCGCCCGAACAGCTCCGCGACGAGATGATGACGATGCTGCTCGCCGGCCACGACACCACGGCGCTGACGCTCACCTACACGTGGTTCCTGCTGTCGGAACACCCCGAGGTCGAACGGCGCGTCCACGAGGAGCTAGACGAGGTCATCGGCGACGACCGGCCCGGGATGGAACACGTCCGCGAGCTGGACTACCTGGAGTGGGTCATCCAGGAGGCCATGCGGCTCTACCCGCCGGTGTACACGATATTCCGCGAGCCGACCGAGGACGTGACCCTGTCGGGCTACCCCGTCGAGGAGGGACTGACGCTGATGCTCCCCCAGTGGGGCGTCCACCGCTCGGAGCGGTTCTACGACGACCCCGAGACGTTCGACCCGGAGCGCTGGAAACCCGAACGCGCCCAAGAGCGGCCGCGCTTCGCGTACTTCCCCTTCGGCGGCGGCCCGCGCCACTGCATCGGCAAACACCTGGCGATGCTGGAAGCCCAGCTCATCGTCGCGACGACGGCCCAGCAGTACGAGCTGGAGTTCCTGGGCGAGACGCCCCTGGAGCTGATGCCCTCGCTGACGGCCCACCCCCGCCAGGAGATGTCGATGCGGGTCGTCGAGCGGTAG
- a CDS encoding DNA-directed RNA polymerase subunit D, with protein MTQDYEVEFVERGERESLVLVRGITPAFANGIRRAMVADVPTFSIDTVRVIENTSVMFNEQIGLRLGLVPLSTDLDDFEVGDEVTLSLSVDGPNTAYSSDLVSSDSLVEPADDNIPIIDLKDGQRLEVEADAVLDTGKEHAKHQGGVAVGYRHLQRTEVVGDTGEFEDEEPRILRGVIEEGAAAEAADPDAADGDLVPTETFDNDLSQRYPGKEVEVTDVENAFVFHVETDGSFTTDELFVHAVDTLRSRATELKDAVQL; from the coding sequence ATGACACAGGATTACGAGGTTGAGTTCGTCGAACGCGGCGAGCGGGAGTCGCTCGTGCTGGTCCGGGGCATCACGCCGGCCTTCGCCAACGGCATCCGCCGGGCGATGGTCGCCGACGTGCCCACGTTCAGCATCGACACCGTCCGCGTCATCGAGAACACCAGCGTGATGTTCAACGAGCAGATCGGCCTCCGACTGGGGCTGGTCCCGCTCTCGACCGACCTCGACGACTTCGAGGTCGGCGACGAGGTGACGCTGTCGCTGTCGGTCGACGGGCCGAACACGGCCTACTCCAGCGACCTCGTCTCCAGCGACTCGCTGGTGGAGCCGGCCGACGACAACATCCCCATCATCGACCTGAAAGACGGCCAGCGCCTCGAAGTCGAGGCCGACGCCGTCCTCGACACGGGGAAGGAACACGCCAAACACCAGGGCGGCGTGGCCGTCGGCTACCGACACCTCCAGCGGACCGAGGTCGTCGGCGACACGGGCGAGTTCGAGGACGAGGAACCGCGCATTCTGCGCGGCGTCATCGAGGAGGGCGCGGCCGCCGAGGCCGCCGACCCGGACGCCGCGGACGGCGACCTCGTCCCGACCGAGACGTTCGACAACGACCTCAGCCAGCGGTATCCGGGCAAGGAGGTCGAGGTCACTGACGTCGAGAACGCCTTCGTGTTCCACGTCGAGACCGACGGTTCGTTCACCACCGACGAGCTCTTCGTTCACGCGGTCGATACGCTTCGGTCCCGTGCGACAGAGCTGAAAGACGCGGTCCAACTGTAA
- a CDS encoding DUF5518 domain-containing protein yields the protein MGEQDTLLNAVIGAVASAVLGFVPFSPVLGGAIAGYLQGGTRSDGLRVGAISGVLGLFVGAVFFGLFFVLFGAYLFGVGAPPLFSHFALFVLAIGAILSALYTVGLSALGGWLGNYARYEMDL from the coding sequence ATGGGAGAACAAGACACCCTCCTCAACGCCGTCATCGGCGCCGTCGCAAGTGCTGTGCTGGGGTTCGTCCCCTTCTCCCCCGTCCTCGGGGGTGCCATCGCCGGCTACCTGCAGGGCGGGACCCGCTCGGACGGGCTTCGGGTCGGCGCGATATCGGGCGTTCTGGGCCTGTTCGTGGGCGCGGTGTTTTTCGGCCTGTTTTTCGTCTTGTTTGGCGCGTATCTGTTCGGCGTGGGCGCACCGCCGCTGTTTAGTCACTTTGCCCTCTTCGTCCTGGCCATCGGAGCGATACTCAGCGCCCTCTACACCGTCGGGCTGAGCGCCCTCGGTGGCTGGCTGGGCAACTACGCGAGATACGAGATGGACCTCTGA